One segment of Babesia bigemina genome assembly Bbig001, chromosome : II DNA contains the following:
- a CDS encoding endonuclease/exonuclease/phosphatase, putative — MENDDGCQRSQRSKPNSNRLQHARSKLYDPRKGSAYTKLSKTHETKLRQLRENERAVSLSTVLRPLQSSRSCQSLCNDGSTSYVETSDSGSQDSASDSPTAFCPNDQRNPKSTARQSLYINSTAARRSGNVEEAAPTISLPLNLDDDKSVSRSSVSRAALPRRIRDMECKLRMPDDEPISVVKELQDTAGRSKTDSTSSKALSGSIAIESFRKSTLPSFRNTPQRPHSFSMLTFNVGLLEVRMFGIQMYQNPGYTEKRLKCVPNEIRKANADVVAFQEVYSNHHARYITQQLQDIYPYAARDDCLPVSEDFENLYDKNKKKKRGIGMFHSGLLFLSKFPILCAKFHAWDVVTHLEAMLANKGYMEIFVDIPSVGKIAFYNMHMASASVNPESVHIENVRNEEVKQILKRTEKACRLGFAPIIIGDLNAAPNNCASNYMSFLHSGWTDSYVLSRQKAKQKRWLGLKDRRIKKNDSTFESPLTSDESIGVENVFGDNKSQKPHLEKVTIMSNMPRSRSGGNMRHPHMGPREGSRWSRFVEYLSLPKGDRLRRAATSWKHSKTYRPRANSIRLRRIHTANRHRAPKSKKLAKLHKRLLKNKLSVRVKAPCLECKTDKAARTFRERCSALFRRSKSLWTGEPKPTTQTVAFTTARSRVAIDPSSVYFLVKNPSKQLKRPRVRRFYWWYRRRNFMDVTWDPKNPLNMHGPHAGCSGLRCDYIFLPPQHIAGILQGFAPSAGEILFREPIVMIDKVGSAYNCLCSAFTSMKKVMLVTLSDHYGLKITMVRKKTKPETSPPIMLRPSQTI, encoded by the coding sequence ATGGAGAACGATGATGGATGTCAAAGATCCCAGCGTTCCAAGCCGAATTCCAACCGGTTACAACATGCTCGATCCAAGCTGTACGATCCCCGGAAGGGATCGGCGTATACCAAGCTCTCCAAGACGCATGAGACGAAGCTCAGGCAACTGCGAGAGAACGAGAGGGCAGTAAGTCTGTCCACGGTGCTGCGGCCACTCCAATCCTCCCGTTCGTGCCAGTCGCTCTGCAATGACGGCAGCACTTCCTACGTGGAGACTTCCGACTCAGGCAGCCAAGATTCGGCGTCGGATTCGCCAACTGCCTTCTGTCCCAACGATCAACGCAACCCAAAGAGCACAGCCCGCCAGAGTCTGTACATCAACTCGACGGCTGCGAGGAGGAGCGGCAATGTAGAGGAGGCGGCGCCAACCATATCACTTCCCCTGAACCTGGATGACGATAAGAGTGTGTCCCGCTCTAGCGTGTCGCGTGCTGCGTTGCCGCGGCGAATACGCGATATGGAATGCAAGTTGCGCATGCCGGATGACGAACCCATTAGTGTGGTAAAGGAGCTGCAAGACACAGCGGGACGAAGTAAAACTGATTCCACGTCGTCGAAAGCGTTAAGTGGCTCTATAGCAATCGAGTCGTTCAGGAAGTCGACGCTGCCGAGTTTCAGGAACACGCCCCAACGACCTCACTCATTCTCTATGCTCACCTTCAACGTCGGCTTGCTGGAGGTGCGCATGTTTGGCATACAGATGTACCAAAACCCGGGATACACGGAAAAGAGACTCAAATGTGTGCCTAACGAGATCCGGAAGGCAAACGCGGATGTCGTTGCTTTCCAGGAAGTGTACAGCAACCACCACGCGAGGTACATAACGCAACAGCTGCAGGATATCTACCCCTACGCCGCCAGGGACGACTGCCTGCCGGTGTCGGAGGATTTTGAGAACCTTTATGACAAGAATAAAAAGAAGAAGCGGGGCATCGGGATGTTCCATAGCGGACTGCTTTTTCTTAGCAAGTTCCCCATTCTGTGCGCGAAATTCCACGCTTGGGACGTCGTGACGCACCTGGAGGCTATGCTGGCTAACAAAGGCTACATGGAGATTTTTGTCGACATCCCCTCCGTTGGGAAAATTGCCTTCTACAACATGCACATGGCCAGTGCAAGCGTCAACCCGGAGTCTGTGCATATCGAGAACGTCAGAAACGAGGAAGTTAAACAGATCCTGAAAAGGACGGaaaaggcgtgccggcTGGGGTTCGCGCCCATCATCATAGGGGATCTAAACGCGGCGCCTAACAACTGTGCCAGCAACTACATGTCGTTCCTGCACAGCGGCTGGACGGACTCGTACGTCCTGTCGCGACAAAAGGCCAAGCAAAAGCGATGGCTGGGGCTGAAGGATAGGCGGATAAAGAAAAACGATTCCACGTTCGAGAGTCCACTCACCAGCGACGAGTCCATAGGGGTGGAAAATGTGTTTGGCGACAACAAGTCCCAAAAACCGCACCTTGAAAAGGTCACGATCATGTCGAACATGCCCAGGAGTCGTTCGGGAGGCAATATGCGGCACCCCCATATGGGACCTCGAGAGGGCTCGAGGTGGAGCAGATTCGTGGAATATCTCTCACTGCCAAAGGGGGACCGTCTGCGCAGAGCCGCCACAAGCTGGAAACATTCAAAAACGTACCGCCCCCGTGCGAACTCAATACGTCTACGCAGAATCCACACAGCCAACAGGCACCGCGCCCCTAAATCCAAGAAGCTGGCAAAGCTGCACAAAAGGCTTCTCAAAAACAAACTTAGCGTTCGTGTTAAGGCGCCATGTCTGGAGTGCAAAACAGATAAAGCCGCCAGAAcatttagggagcgatgctcCGCGCTGTTCCGCAGATCCAAGAGCTTGTGGACGGGGGAACCAAAACCAACGACGCAAACGGTTGCCTTCACCACTGCACGATCTCGTGTTGCCATTGACCCGTCCTCAGTCTACTTTCTGGTCAAGAACCCTTCTAAGCAGCTCAAACGGCCGCGCGTCAGACGGTTCTACTGGTGGTACAGGAGACGGAATTTTATGGACGTCACGTGGGACCCCAAAAACCCTCTCAATATGCACGGCCCACACGCCGGCTGCAGCGGGCTCAGGTGCGACTACATTTTCCTCCCTCCGCAACACATTGCCGGGATACTGCAAGGGTTCGCGCCCTCTGCCGGGGAAATTCTGTTCAGGGAACCCATTGTCATGATAGACAAAGTGGGGTCCGCGTACAACTGCTTGTGCTCGGCATTCACGAGCATGAAGAAGGTCATGCTGGTGACTCTGTCCGATCACTACGGCCTAAAAATCACAATGGTGCGCAAAAAAACCAAACCGGAGACATCTCCGCCGATCATGCTGCGGCCATCGCAAACCATTTGA